The sequence AGCTTGTTTGAAGTCAGACTGCCCGTGGTGTCCCAAGGCTGGTCCATTGCATTAGGGTGGCTGCTTGGAGATAACCGACTGGTCAACCAGGTCCCTCCTCTTTTCCACAGTGGAGTCACTGCTGGGCATGGGGCCACCTAGCAAAGGACTGCATCTCTCAGGCCTTCTCATAGGTAGGTACAGTCACACGGCTGGGCTCTTGCCATTGCTAGAAAGCGGAAGTGATAAGTCCATCGCCCTGAAAACAGCAGGTGTACCTCTTCCACACTCTTTTCCCCTATTTCTTCTGCTGAACCTGAATGTTGCAGTGGCTTCAACCATGCAGATGGTGACAAGGTCCTAGAGATGGAAGAACCTGAAGACTGAAGAAACCAGGTGGAGCAGAGTGACTTCACCATGAAAAATAAGTTGGGTTCTTCTCTTGTGACAGCAGCTCAGCCTTTTATTGTGAGCAGAAGAGCACCCCATTTTCTGAGTTCCCTGAACCACATCCAGACACTGCACCCCAACTCACTGGACTCTCCCGCCAGAGAGCAACCCCTCAGCTGGCTCGGTTTTAACAGCCCTGGAGACAAAAATGTGCTTTGGAATCAGACATGGTTTCTCATCCAGCTCTGCTCCTTCCTGGCTGTGCAACTTTGGACAAgtgatttaacctctctgaactccaTTTCCTCTTATCCAAAAAGGGATTCCAGCTAGCTCTGCCATGAGGATCCAATGAGAGGATGCAGGTAAAAAGctcagcacagtgcttggcacagagtaaggTCTTCGCAAAggtcagcttctttctcttcccccaTTCCCGGCAGCCTTCACTGCTGAGCCCCTGGCAGGCCTCCCATCAGCCCCCACCAAACCGTGACGCAGACTGAAGTTTTTCTTTCGAGTAAGTGACAGGTTCAGGGAGGCGGAACAGAACAAGTACTTAGAGTTCACAGCACAGAATTCTTTGAAATCATAATCTCAATGCTCCCTTCCTAGGGTCGGGGGATTAGCCGGCTATCCTGGGCTTGGCTCTAAATGGTCTCACCGTGAAGGGAATTTTCCTACAATCTTAACCTACCTGCTGTCCCAGGGCTAAGGAGACACGTGTCTTTCTCCTCTGTGGCAGCCCGTCACTGTTAACCCCATTCCAGGGCAAGGACTGTGGGATGCAGGGAACAAGGAGTGGGGCtagagctggggctggggtgagCATGTTCTGTTTGGTGATGATTGGAATGCTGTGAGTTATGCAATAGGAATATCAATTCCTTCTAGCAGAGACCATCAGGGCTGCGAGAGGCTGTTGGTGTGTATCCGGTCCTGATGCCTTCCTCCCGCCTCCCATTTACTCATGAAGAAAAGGAGGCCTGGGAGGGGACGAGACTTATTTGCAGACCCACATAGAGAAAGGGAGTGGCAGCGGCGGGCTGGGCTCCAGCGGGACACTGTGGAGTCCTGGCTTTGTGCACCAGCGCCCTTGTTATGGTGCAGCGCTGACTGCGATGCAGAAAGGAGCGTTTGCCTCCATGCTTCATGTGTGTGAGAACCAGGATCTAGAAAGTGTCCGAGGGACATGCCTCCCACACTGACCTTCTGTGGCTGGTGTGGGCAAAGGATTGGAGGGAAGCTGGGCTGCTAGATTATcagaagctgggagaggggcCCCCAGATAGGCAGAAGTTAGGAGATATGTCCCCAGGTAGGCAGAGGTTAGGAGCCGAGCCCCCAGGTAGGCAGAGACTAGAAGCAGGGTCCCCCAGGTAGGCAGAGGCTGAAAGCAGGGCCCCCAGATATGCAGAGGCTGGGAGTGGGGCCCCCAGGTAGGCAGAGGCTGTGAGTTCTCCAGCTCCCCATACCACGGACTTGCGTGGTCTTGCCTCCACCACTGCCTGGCTCTGTTTGTTTTGTGGATGTCTGTGCAGAGGTTGTGGCTTCCCAATGGACAATGTGGTTCCCAGTGGACCTTATACTGACTGTCTCTCAACCTCCTTTAGGGCCTGGCTCCCTGATCCTGCTGGTGGCATTTGCTGATCAAAAGAACAGACTGTTTCCACCTCCCGGATGCAAACTCTTTCTTCATCCAGACGGAGATCAGACAGCCTCTGGTGTTGAATCCCTGATCTGCCACTTCACCAGCTGTGCCATCTTGGACAAAATATGGAGCTCTCTGAACCTAAACGCTCAGATTGGGTGAACATGAGTGGGCTTCCTTCAGGGCTGGGTGATAGGATGGCGTGAGACCCGCCGGGTAAAACACACAGTGGACACTCAtgactttctcctttccctctgccCAGGGAAACCTCTCAGTCCCGGGGGCACGTTCGGTGTCGGTCAGGACCCAgaccttctccctcagcctccactTGCCATCCTCACCTACATCCTGTCTCACTTCACAGGAGGGCTCATGCTGTGAGCCCCGTGTCTACTGGGTTCCGTCCAGAATGCAGTCCAACAAATCCACCACACGCAGGTGGGGGCCGTGTCCTGGCCCCCGGGGTTGAGTCTAAGTGAGGCTGCCCACGCTCGGTATTTGAGGCCAGATAATTCTCAGTGcggtgggggtggaggggcagCCTGTGCACTGGAGGATACTGAACGGTGttcctggcctccacccaccagGTGAGAGCAGCAGCCCTAGCCCCAGGCTTGGAAAAGGTTTCCAGAGATTGCCAACTGTGCCCTGGAGGTGAAATTGCTGCTGTACAGGAACCATGAAGAACTAAGACACAGAGAACCTCCTGGAGCTAATGGTCCACAGGGGCCCCTCCTGTGTGGACACAGACACCTCGGTACACAAACCTGGAGGACCCAGGAGGACCAAGCTGAAGGAGAGCATCACCTTCCATCTGGGGGTCTTATCCCCCTCCCCCGACACTTAAACTTGAAGGTGGACTCAGTGCTGACCCTCAGGGCCAGGGCTCTCAGCAGGTGCATTTTGGGCGGGAAAGGCCAGCTTTGATCGGGGAGGGGGCACACCTCCTCTTGGAAACACGAAAAATACACATGGGCAAGGACACGGCTTTGTAACAAACTCACTTTTATTGATAGTGTACACGGAGATCCATGGCAGCGGGGCTGTGCCTGGGAGACAGCAGGCCACACACTGGTGCAGCCAAGGTGCCTGGTCTGCTCAGAGGGCTCAGGCGCGGGGTGGGGAAGAGGACAGAGGCGGGGTTGGAGCTGCTGCGTTCAGCACAGACGCAGGCAGGGGCCAAGGCTGAGATGCAGGTGCAGGTATgcagagctggggctggagcATGTGTACATCTGTGTGTACATCTGTGTGTACTTGTATATACATTGGCATGGGGTACACAATATCTACAGGGACCCTCACAGACTGATCTAGGGAGAGGGTTGAGGACAAGATGTCCCAAAGCCCTGAAGGCCCCAGGGGCCAAGCATCAAGAGAGGGGGCACATCGTGGTAGGTACCGAATGCCCAGCACTAGCTTGCTTCTGCCACCCAcagacttgctgtgtgacctgggggaAGTTACTAaccctctctggacctcagaaAGACCCATTATATGATCACTAAGGTTCCTTAGGGCCCGAAAACTTCCATATGTTTAGAgagattaaaatacaaaatatacttGTTAAGAGCTGATGACAAGGGCCTTTGGTTTATGGGTTCAAACCCACCATGCCTGAGTACATGGTTGGACCCAGCATAGCCCAATCCCGGGCACAAGGAGAAGACCTGCCCTGAGCTTTTCTGTTGGACCCCTCCCAGGCTCAGTTCTGGGTCCCAGctgctcctccctgcctccccaccgCTGTGTGTGCAGAAGGTGGTGGGGCAgcaggggccagggctggggaccCTCTTGGTTTCCTAGGACACAGTGAACCCAGCAcccagtaggtgcttaataaatgcttgaggaatGAGTACAGTAGAGGACAGCCTGGTTCTAGGTGGAGCTGTACCCTGAACTTGCTAGGGGACAGGGTTGTGGCTTGGGGCTCATCATGTCCCCTCCGAGTCTCAGTGGtatcctctgtgaaatgggagcaTTAAAAAAAGCAGCCCTGGCCTGTCCACCCCACGCTTGTGCAATTGTCTGTAAACCGTGGAGTTCAATGGCGGAGGTCAATGTCTAGGTGCAGACAGGCCATGGAAACCCTGTTTGGGAATAGAGGAGGAAGGCATCCCCAGAGGAGGCCGTGGATCTGAACTGGGTGAGGGCCTGGCCAAGAAGGGAGTCACTAGGCTTTTACAGTACAATGATTTCCATTTCTACTGCTATACATGACATGAAAACAGCTGCAACCACAACAAAGCACAACTGTCGGGCGGAGGGACCTGggagaggaggctgaggaacgTGGTCTAGGGGTGAGCGTGGTCTAGGAGGCGTGGCCACGCCCCCTTCAAACACACAGACGCCACTGGCTCAATGTCAGGGGCAGCTGGGGGCTAActtgtgtgtgtgctgggggtgggagggggtgcaGAGGCAGCTAACCCAGAGGGTAGGAGTTGCAGGGCTGGGAGAGAAGTTCTCCCAGCCGCCACCCAAACCAAGCTGGGTGTTATGCCAGGAGAGAGGAGACCTTTCTCATCTGGCCTTCCGTGTcctttgcatcctgagacttgtCCCAGGAGGCTCCATATGACGCAGCAATCCTCACCCCTCTGGGATCAACATTCCTTCCAACCCCAGGAGAGGAAGGTGTGAGGCTGCAGAGATGTGTCCTCCCACAGAGGAGCTGAAACCACCAAGGAGCTGTGGACAAGGGGACTCAGGAAAGCTGTGAGAAGGCAGACGGATGTGCGGAGGCCAGCGCCCGGGGGCCTCCAGTCTGTGCCTAAGGTCTGTGAACAAGACTGCTGCGGGGGCTTCGGTGGGGGGATGCGCACAGCGGGCATCTGGGGCCACCTCCCTGAAGGCACTGGCCAAGCCCCGCCCCAGCATCCCTCGCTCACTGGATGGTGCACTTGTCCCTCTCGCGGGCCTGGCCTTCTCGAAGGACCTTGGCCTTGATGTACTTGAGGTCACTGTTGACGCTGGGGCGGCGGGCGAAGGGCGAGACCATGCCATAGGCGTCCATCTCCTTGACGCGGCGCATGCAGAAGGGCCTGGGGTGGAAGGCGTCACCGTACTGCACGGAGATCTTGCGATGCAGGGCGGGGCTCATCTCGTGCGGCAGCTTGGCCATGCTGAAGAGCACGTAGAACATCTCGTCCACATTGGTGTTCTTCTTGGCCGACACCTCAAAGTAGGCGCAGTTCTCGTCGCCGGACACCAGCAGCTCGGCCTCGGTGGTGGGCACCTGGCGGCAAAGCTCGCCGTGGTCGTTCTTGTTGCCACAGATGACCATGGGCAGCTCTGCCGCCTCcttggtcttgttcttcaggcaGGACTTGACCTCTAGGATCTGCTTCTGGAGGCGCTTGACCTCATCGAAGGACTCCCGGTTATCCAGGCTGAACACCAGGATGAAGACATCCCCTGCAGGGAGAGAGCCCAGGCAGTGAGTTCACCGGCCAGCTGTGACGCCTGCCCTCCTCTGGCCACAGAACACCAGTCCTAACAGCTGGGAGTCACAGGTGCCCTGAAGCAGTTATGCGGCGTAACTGACTTAACCTACGCAGCGAGTCTTTGGGGTAGCTGCGATTATTCTCCCCGTTTTCCAgggcaggaaactgaggctgaggggGTTGAAGCCTCTGTTCACAGTCGTATAGCTAACACGTGGACCACTTGGTTCAAATACAGTCAACTCACTTCACATTTCCTTGCAGGGCTGCAGAGGGGTGGGTGATTTGTGTGGACTGTGTTCAGATAATAAGAATCATTTCTATGAGCGCAGGTGGCCTGCCTGTTTTGCTCAATGCCTAGTTTGCATCTGGCCTCATCCACTTAGCTGCCAGCAGACTTGAGCAGATCACGAAACCTCTGTAAcctcagtttctctgtctgtTTCATGCAGATGAAATATTACCTTGCAGGATAATTTTGAGAGTTATGCAAGATAATGAATGGACAGTGGTACATGCTCAGTGGCCTCAGGTGTCAGTAACGATGAGAATGAAGGCCTACTGGGGGCCAAGCACCGGGTATGTGCTCCAGGCCCATTGTTCTCTTGATTCCTCACTATGCCTCTGTCAAGGAGATTTTGTTACCTTTGCGTTACaggtgagcaaactgaggctcagaaagggcaTGCCGcctgtccaagatcacacagcttccGCGTGGCTAGGCTGAGATTTCTACCTGATTCTGTCCTCACCTAGCTAGTGCCTGGCACCCGGTGGATGCTCTCTGCTTCTCAAATAAATCATGGGATGAAAAAGTGAGCGCTGGCCTCCAAGGCCCACACTGCCTCCAGGATAACTCACCACATCACTCAAGGCAGGGTTGTGAATCTGAAACAGGGGCTGCTGTGGAGACGGTGGGGTGGTGAGGAGGCTGTCTGGACTGGTGCCTCCATCCCGATTTCCAGCTCTTAACAAGCACCTTCCTCACTTTTGCTTaaactcctttttttctttcttttttttttttgagatgaagtcttgctctgaggcccaggctggagtgcagtggtgtgatcttggctcactgcaacttccgcctcctggatttaagtgattctcctgcctcagcctccggagcagctgggatttcaggcgcctgtcaccacgtctggcttttttttttttttttttttttgagacagagtttcactcttgttgcccagcctggagtgcaatggcgtgatctcagctcactgcaacctccgcctcccgggttcaagcgattctcctgcctcagcctcctgagtagctgggattacaggcgccctgtAATTTTgagaccacacctggctaattttttgtatttttagtagacagggtttcactgtgttagccaggctggtctcgaactcctgacctcaagagatctacccacctcggcctcccaacgtgctggaattacaggcgtgagccactgcatccaaccACTTTTGCTCAAACTCTTGATAGCCTTGTGGTGTGACAAGATCCCTgtctcacagatgaggaaactgaggcccagaggagtCAGCAACTGGCCCAAGTTCTCGAGAAGAGAAGCAAGCAGCTCCAGCTTCTGGCAGAACGGCTGCCACCTTCCTCTGCACCCCCAGAGCACATCATTTGCTCCCACTTCATGGCACATGGCACATTCAGAATGGTGTCCAGGCCAAGGGTGTGCTCCAAACAGTGAGCTCAGGCACAGAGGAGGGTTCCATCACCCACTCATCCTGGtctccccagggcctggcacacagtgttCACCGAGGCAGGCTGAAGGGATGGGAGGTGATGGAAGAAACTGCAGTGTGGGCTCTTCTGAAAGGCACTTGCAAGGCAGCGTCAGCTTGGCAACTCTTCCTTCTTGGGCTGCCAAACCCCATCCCATTAGGCTAATCCGGGGCCCCTGAGGACTCGTGGCCTTGACATATTCAAATGCGAGACTGCGATGCCAAGCATCAGAGATGCCTGTCTGGCAGCTGGAAGAAGAGCTGGTGGTGGAATTAATGGCTTTCAGAATTTCCTGAGCAGCAGGAAAATGAGGTTGAAAAAATGAGGTTCCACCAGGTTGGAAAATGAGGCACGGGTTGGTGTGTGAAAAAAACAAGCATCAGACAGATGTACTCAGAATGATATGCGCTGTAAAAAAGAGACAGACAAAAATACTCTCCATTGTGGGAATACAAATACGAATGCCAATGTAGTCACGGAGGCCCGGAAGGCTCCATGCCAGACTGCCAGGGTGGCCACCTccggggcaggggcaggagcgTGGGATTGGGGACACGGGTCAAAGGGGCATTAGCTTTATCTGTAGCGTTTGCAGGAGGGTGTGTTTGTGTATTACTTGTGTCACTGAAAATTCATGCTGAAAATATGCACGTGCTTCCTCTCTACAtctcccctctctttccctctgtcaTTAGCCTTATTCATAGCAGTGGGTACCCAGTCCCCTCCCCGAGGCTGAGAGGGCTGACACCAATGCAATACCCGTCACTGCTGGAAGCTCCTGCTACAAGCCTTCTTGCAGTCCTCACAGCCTCCCTGCAGGGTATAAGCCCActgtgtggctggggaggctgaCTCAGATGGGATGCATGTGCCTCTGTTCACACATTTAAGCcaagaggcccagagaggattCGAACACAAGTCGACCCAGGGCTCTCCTATCTACATGCCCCTTCTCCAAAactgggggtggagtggggagcTTGACTGCTATCTGGGTCAGATGCTCTGAAAAGCCAGCCTGGAAGAGAAAGCACTCAATGAGGGGCCACCCAGCAGCCTCAGTCTTGGCCTCGAGGCAGTGGCAGGGCTGGGCATAGCATGGGTTTCTCCATATAGAAGTATCTCAGTTGAAGGGTTATC comes from Macaca mulatta isolate MMU2019108-1 chromosome 10, T2T-MMU8v2.0, whole genome shotgun sequence and encodes:
- the RASD2 gene encoding GTP-binding protein Rhes, which codes for MMKTLSSGNCTLSVPAKNSYRMVVLGASRVGKSSIVSRFLNGRFEDQYTPTIEDFHRKVYNIRGDMYQLDILDTSGNHPFPAMRRLSILTGDVFILVFSLDNRESFDEVKRLQKQILEVKSCLKNKTKEAAELPMVICGNKNDHGELCRQVPTTEAELLVSGDENCAYFEVSAKKNTNVDEMFYVLFSMAKLPHEMSPALHRKISVQYGDAFHPRPFCMRRVKEMDAYGMVSPFARRPSVNSDLKYIKAKVLREGQARERDKCTIQ